In Halanaeroarchaeum sp. HSR-CO, one DNA window encodes the following:
- a CDS encoding Lrp/AsnC family transcriptional regulator: MDERDLRILKAIAELGTGSPEQINRATDIPVSTIHYRLNNLRQDGIIENDLYDLDLEELGLGVTVIVEIFADYSDSYDDVADQLLDIEGVTQAYFTMGETDFVVIARLPDSDKVERLIRDFEAIDEVERTNSTFVVKPLRDNEPALRSYSIETLIDELTAED; the protein is encoded by the coding sequence ATGGACGAACGTGACCTTCGAATCCTGAAGGCCATCGCCGAACTGGGGACCGGCAGTCCCGAACAGATCAATCGGGCAACGGACATCCCCGTCTCGACCATCCACTACCGATTGAACAACCTCAGACAGGACGGTATCATCGAGAACGACCTCTACGATCTCGATCTCGAGGAACTCGGACTCGGTGTGACCGTCATCGTCGAGATATTCGCCGACTACAGCGACTCCTACGACGACGTCGCCGACCAACTCCTCGACATCGAGGGCGTTACCCAGGCGTACTTCACCATGGGCGAGACCGATTTCGTCGTCATCGCCAGACTCCCCGACAGCGACAAGGTCGAACGACTGATCCGGGACTTCGAGGCGATCGACGAGGTCGAACGGACGAACTCGACGTTCGTGGTCAAACCGCTGCGCGACAACGAACCTGCGTTGCGTAGTTACAGCATCGAGACGTTGATCGACGAGTTGACGGCCGAGGATTAG
- the gatE gene encoding Glu-tRNA(Gln) amidotransferase subunit GatE, protein MSEYDYEDLGLVAGLEIHQQLDTATKLFCACPTRLREPEASDRSITRYLHPTASELGEIDDAALEESKVEREFEYLAYDSTCLVEEDDEPPHRLDEEALDTVLEIAQMMEMTPVDEAHVMRKVVIDGSNTSGFQRTSLVAQDGQIETSEGPVGIEDIMLEEESAKRIEETDEGVTFGLDRLGIPLVEIGTDPDIRSPAQAREAAERIGMLLRSTGKVKRGLGSIRQDVNVSIADGARVEMKGVQSLDDIDDLVRNEVHRQVRLLDIKDTLQSRDASVGDPEPVTHVFEETDSGVIRGALDAGGEVWAVPLVGFDGVVGEEIQPDRRLGTEFSDHAKRHGAGGIFHTDELPAYGVTEAEVTAVCETVDAGPDDAVAIVADDPDIAEQAIESVAERATVALEGVPEETRGATEDATSEYLRPLPGAARMYPETDVPPVRPDPADVETPELLTEKVERYQTAFDLDEGLARQVAYGRRWDIFESAVDGGVDATLAAQTLESTVTELRRDDVPVDRLTDEHFEQTLSLVKEGELAQEGVPALLEALAEEPSLSAEAAAEAQGLGSAGSDEVRDAVQAVVERNAEQVEAEGMGAFSALMGECMGELRGKADGDLVSDVLREEIQRRA, encoded by the coding sequence ATGAGCGAGTACGACTACGAGGACCTGGGGCTCGTCGCCGGTCTCGAGATCCACCAGCAACTCGACACGGCGACGAAACTGTTCTGTGCGTGTCCGACACGACTCCGGGAACCCGAGGCGTCAGATCGGAGTATCACCCGGTACCTGCATCCGACGGCGAGCGAACTGGGGGAGATCGACGATGCGGCACTCGAAGAGAGCAAGGTCGAACGGGAGTTCGAGTATCTCGCATACGATTCGACCTGTCTCGTCGAGGAGGACGACGAACCGCCACACCGCCTGGACGAGGAGGCACTCGACACGGTCCTCGAGATCGCCCAGATGATGGAGATGACCCCCGTCGACGAGGCTCACGTCATGCGAAAGGTGGTCATCGACGGCTCCAACACCTCCGGTTTCCAGCGTACGTCGCTCGTCGCCCAGGACGGGCAGATCGAGACGAGCGAGGGACCGGTCGGCATCGAGGACATCATGCTGGAAGAAGAGAGCGCGAAACGGATCGAAGAGACCGACGAAGGCGTGACATTCGGTCTGGACCGACTCGGTATCCCGCTCGTCGAGATCGGCACCGATCCGGACATCAGATCGCCGGCCCAGGCACGCGAGGCCGCGGAACGAATCGGCATGCTCCTCAGGTCCACCGGCAAAGTCAAACGCGGCCTCGGATCGATCCGCCAGGACGTCAACGTCTCCATCGCGGACGGGGCTCGCGTGGAGATGAAGGGGGTCCAGAGCCTCGACGATATCGACGATCTGGTCCGAAACGAAGTCCACCGACAGGTCCGCCTGCTCGACATCAAAGACACGCTTCAATCGCGAGACGCCAGTGTCGGAGACCCCGAACCCGTCACCCACGTCTTCGAGGAGACCGACAGTGGCGTCATCAGGGGAGCGCTGGACGCGGGCGGCGAGGTATGGGCCGTTCCGCTCGTCGGCTTCGACGGTGTCGTCGGCGAGGAGATCCAGCCGGATAGACGGCTGGGTACGGAGTTCTCCGATCACGCCAAGCGCCACGGCGCCGGTGGCATCTTCCACACCGACGAACTGCCAGCGTACGGCGTCACCGAGGCGGAAGTGACTGCAGTGTGCGAGACGGTCGACGCTGGACCGGACGACGCGGTCGCCATCGTCGCCGACGACCCAGATATCGCCGAGCAGGCCATCGAGTCCGTCGCTGAACGGGCCACTGTCGCCCTCGAGGGCGTCCCCGAAGAGACGCGGGGTGCGACCGAGGACGCGACCTCCGAATACCTGCGACCGCTTCCGGGCGCCGCTCGGATGTACCCCGAGACCGACGTTCCACCCGTCCGTCCCGACCCGGCCGACGTGGAGACGCCGGAGTTGCTCACCGAGAAGGTCGAGCGCTACCAGACGGCGTTCGACCTTGACGAAGGGCTCGCCAGGCAGGTGGCGTACGGCAGACGGTGGGACATCTTCGAATCTGCGGTCGACGGTGGGGTGGACGCGACGCTCGCAGCGCAAACGCTCGAATCGACCGTCACGGAGCTGCGTCGGGACGACGTCCCCGTCGACCGACTCACCGACGAGCACTTCGAACAGACCTTGTCCCTCGTAAAGGAGGGCGAACTGGCACAGGAGGGCGTCCCGGCGTTGCTCGAAGCCCTGGCCGAAGAGCCATCGCTTTCGGCTGAAGCGGCAGCGGAGGCGCAAGGTCTCGGCAGTGCTGGATCCGACGAAGTTCGCGACGCCGTTCAGGCCGTCGTCGAGCGCAACGCCGAACAGGTCGAAGCGGAAGGAATGGGGGCGTTCTCGGCGCTCATGGGTGAGTGCATGGGCGAACTTCGGGGGAAGGCGGACGGCGACCTCGTGAGTGACGTCCTTCGTGAGGAGATCCAGAGGCGAGCCTAA
- a CDS encoding MaoC family dehydratase, whose amino-acid sequence MTIYFEDLSPGDTATFGAYEVTESEILDFATQYDPQWFHTDPERAETESIYGGLIASGWHTAAMTMRMIVDHHLEDAMALGALGVDDLRWPEPVFPGETLTVETEITETRTSESRPDRGIVKTFSRTVNQSGDTKMEMTSIVLYARRAE is encoded by the coding sequence ATGACGATATACTTCGAGGACCTCTCGCCAGGGGATACCGCGACGTTCGGCGCCTACGAAGTCACCGAATCGGAGATACTGGATTTCGCGACGCAGTACGATCCGCAGTGGTTCCATACCGACCCCGAACGGGCCGAAACCGAGTCAATCTACGGCGGTCTCATCGCCAGCGGCTGGCACACCGCCGCGATGACCATGCGGATGATCGTCGACCACCATCTGGAAGACGCCATGGCACTCGGTGCCCTCGGCGTCGACGACCTCCGATGGCCGGAACCGGTGTTCCCGGGGGAGACGCTCACCGTCGAGACCGAGATCACGGAGACGCGCACCTCTGAAAGCCGTCCGGACCGTGGCATCGTAAAGACGTTCTCGCGGACGGTCAATCAGTCCGGTGACACCAAAATGGAGATGACCTCCATCGTGCTGTACGCTCGCCGCGCCGAGTGA
- a CDS encoding aspartate ammonia-lyase: MSDDFRIEQDSLGEMKVPADAYWGAQTQRAVENFPISDETFDRRFIRALGIVKKGAAQANRDLEMIPEDKADAIVQAADEVIEGEHDDQFPVDIFQTGSGTSSNMNANEVIANRATEIYGGEMGTREIHPNDHVNFGQSSNDVIPTAMHVAALEAVVKDVEPGLEKLHDSLAEKEEEFDDVVKTGRTHLQDATPIRLGQEFSGYRAQIEKGLVRVENAKAHLRELALGGTAVGTGLNTHPEFPELAAEYISETTGIQYREADNHYEAQAAHDAMGEAHGALRTVAGSLNKIANDLRLLASGPRNGLNEVEQPENQPGSSIMPGKINPVVAEAINQVHKQVVGNDAAVAAGAAEGQIDLNLYKPILANNFLQSARLIANGSDVFAEKFVDKLEADREECEEQVEQSMALATALNPTIGYDKASEVAKEALKKGKTIREVVLEKGYLTEDEADEVIDPEKMTERGILTGDD, translated from the coding sequence ATGTCCGACGACTTCCGAATCGAACAGGACAGCCTCGGCGAGATGAAGGTGCCCGCGGACGCGTACTGGGGCGCCCAGACACAGCGCGCGGTCGAGAACTTCCCGATCAGCGACGAGACGTTCGATCGACGGTTCATTAGAGCCCTCGGCATCGTCAAAAAAGGGGCCGCACAGGCCAACCGCGACCTCGAGATGATCCCCGAGGACAAAGCAGACGCCATCGTCCAGGCAGCCGATGAGGTCATCGAGGGCGAACACGACGATCAGTTCCCGGTCGACATCTTCCAGACTGGATCGGGGACCTCCTCGAACATGAACGCGAACGAGGTCATCGCCAACCGCGCGACCGAGATCTACGGCGGCGAGATGGGGACGCGGGAAATTCACCCGAACGACCACGTCAACTTCGGACAGTCCTCGAACGACGTAATTCCCACGGCGATGCACGTTGCCGCCCTCGAAGCCGTCGTCAAGGACGTCGAGCCCGGCCTCGAGAAACTCCACGACTCCCTCGCAGAGAAAGAAGAGGAATTCGACGACGTCGTGAAGACGGGACGGACCCACCTGCAGGACGCGACACCGATCCGGCTCGGCCAGGAGTTCAGTGGCTACCGCGCCCAGATCGAGAAGGGACTCGTTCGCGTAGAGAACGCGAAGGCACACCTCCGCGAGCTCGCCCTCGGTGGGACGGCCGTCGGGACCGGACTCAACACCCATCCCGAGTTCCCCGAACTGGCCGCCGAGTACATCTCCGAGACGACGGGCATCCAGTACCGCGAGGCGGACAACCACTACGAGGCACAGGCCGCCCACGACGCGATGGGCGAGGCCCACGGCGCCCTCCGGACCGTCGCTGGCTCGCTCAACAAGATCGCGAACGACCTCAGACTGCTCGCGTCAGGCCCACGCAATGGTCTGAACGAGGTCGAACAACCGGAGAACCAGCCCGGGTCGTCCATCATGCCCGGCAAGATCAACCCGGTGGTCGCGGAGGCCATCAACCAGGTGCACAAGCAGGTCGTCGGTAACGACGCCGCCGTCGCGGCGGGGGCCGCGGAGGGACAGATCGACCTCAACCTCTACAAGCCGATTCTTGCCAACAACTTCCTGCAGTCGGCCCGCCTCATCGCGAACGGCAGCGACGTCTTCGCCGAGAAGTTCGTCGACAAGCTGGAGGCCGACCGAGAGGAGTGCGAAGAGCAGGTCGAACAGAGCATGGCGCTCGCGACCGCGCTCAACCCGACCATCGGCTACGACAAGGCCTCCGAGGTCGCCAAGGAAGCCCTCAAGAAGGGCAAGACGATCCGAGAGGTCGTCCTGGAGAAGGGCTATCTCACCGAGGACGAAGCAGACGAAGTCATCGACCCCGAGAAGATGACCGAGCGTGGCATCCTGACCGGCGACGACTGA
- a CDS encoding DMT family transporter produces MDFGHDGFTPRMTGVLFLLLAGIWGTAFVAIEIGLHHFPPLTFAGLRYLVAGAIVIAYARMTTSYLYPRNRRDVLKIAVFAVFFIFGNHAFLYLGEQYVSGAIAAVVVSLSPILTAVFASLLLDDGSLHSRELVGFLAGVAGVVVIAQPSSAAFGDGTMIGVGLVFVAALSFALGAVLSHPIPTTIPLTSLQGWSMLTGATMLMVGGTLRGESLASIDLTTTAIWTFVYLTIVSGAVAFLLYFALLEEVGPADLNLVGYLEPVGASLVGWALLGDLIGANTVGGFVLIFAGFAFIKGETLARRFGVHLPSRRSLEKYV; encoded by the coding sequence ATGGACTTCGGACACGACGGGTTCACCCCACGGATGACGGGTGTGCTCTTCTTGCTGCTCGCCGGCATCTGGGGCACCGCCTTCGTCGCCATCGAAATCGGATTGCATCACTTCCCACCACTGACCTTCGCTGGACTTCGATACCTCGTCGCCGGCGCCATCGTCATCGCGTACGCGCGGATGACGACGTCCTACCTGTACCCACGCAATCGACGCGACGTCCTGAAGATCGCCGTCTTCGCGGTGTTCTTCATCTTCGGCAACCACGCGTTCCTCTATCTCGGCGAGCAGTACGTCTCGGGGGCCATCGCGGCCGTCGTCGTGAGCCTCTCACCCATCCTCACCGCAGTCTTCGCCAGTCTCCTCCTCGACGATGGAAGCCTGCACTCCCGAGAACTCGTGGGATTCCTCGCCGGCGTCGCGGGTGTCGTCGTCATCGCACAACCGTCCTCGGCCGCCTTCGGTGACGGTACCATGATCGGTGTCGGCCTCGTGTTCGTCGCCGCGTTGAGTTTTGCGCTGGGTGCGGTCCTCTCTCACCCGATCCCGACGACGATTCCATTGACCTCTCTCCAGGGCTGGTCGATGCTCACTGGCGCGACCATGTTGATGGTCGGTGGCACCCTCCGGGGCGAGTCGCTTGCGAGCATCGACCTCACGACGACCGCCATCTGGACCTTCGTCTATCTGACCATCGTCTCCGGTGCCGTCGCGTTCCTGCTCTACTTCGCGCTCCTCGAGGAAGTCGGTCCGGCCGACCTAAACCTGGTGGGCTACCTCGAACCAGTTGGCGCGAGTCTGGTCGGATGGGCCCTCCTGGGAGACCTCATCGGCGCGAACACCGTTGGTGGCTTCGTCCTCATCTTCGCTGGCTTCGCGTTCATCAAAGGCGAGACGCTGGCCCGCCGCTTCGGCGTGCACCTCCCCTCCCGCCGGAGCCTCGAGAAGTACGTGTAA
- a CDS encoding PH domain-containing protein, which produces MERLDPRVRFVWAIGAIARALVVGVVATGIVVFLTDRSIWIGFGVGAVVLALGLGHALLRYRIWRFEVQDDALYLERGVLTRVRTVVPYVRIQHVDTQRGPVDRIAGIGSVVVYTAGSRGADVAIPGLDPERATALQHRLRSLVGESESEDAV; this is translated from the coding sequence ATGGAACGACTCGACCCCCGCGTCCGGTTCGTCTGGGCTATCGGGGCCATCGCCAGAGCCCTCGTCGTCGGGGTCGTCGCGACCGGAATCGTCGTCTTCTTGACCGACCGCTCGATCTGGATCGGATTCGGGGTCGGCGCAGTCGTGCTGGCACTCGGACTCGGTCACGCCCTCCTCCGGTACCGTATCTGGCGGTTCGAGGTGCAAGATGACGCGCTATACCTGGAACGCGGCGTACTCACCCGGGTCAGAACCGTCGTCCCCTACGTGCGCATCCAGCACGTCGACACCCAGCGAGGACCCGTCGACCGAATCGCCGGCATCGGGAGCGTCGTGGTGTACACGGCTGGGTCCCGGGGGGCAGACGTCGCGATCCCGGGCCTGGATCCCGAACGGGCGACGGCGTTACAACACCGACTGCGTTCGCTGGTCGGTGAATCCGAATCCGAGGACGCCGTATGA
- a CDS encoding PH domain-containing protein: MRLHPLTILLEGVGRAFGAGIAGFTIGSVLGTVLVARGFLPTAASTAGVPLAILFGAIAVGYEFAHYRHFEYELTANSLDITSGVFFRREREIPLGRIQNVDISRDVFARLLGVAVVSVETAGGGETEARLRYVGFEESRRLQEQIRQRKRTAIADTEEEGEAEPEERELLFALSDQDLLLLSVLSFDPRILSVVFVVAPALGPNIVPDIDTAGSFAVAIFVVLGAVATVVALWAFSAAATFVQFYGFKLHRLGDELQYERGLVQRYDGSIPTDKIQTLVVEENVLMRQFRYAGLSVDTAGYAPGSTPTGGSEAAIPLAAKSAVYDLARDIEPFERPSIERPPKRARRRYFARYSLVVAGLSGIAFAISTYLVAFPWYWLLALLVAVPFAADRKWRHRGWALGPGYAFTRTGFFRRKTHVVPDFRVQTVIERQSLFQRRWSIASVVVDTASSSGLMGSDAVAIDLDVEDAHALRESIRDRLQQALGDRRIGPDGD, from the coding sequence ATGAGGCTACACCCCCTGACGATCCTCCTGGAAGGCGTCGGCCGTGCGTTCGGGGCCGGCATCGCCGGGTTCACGATAGGGAGCGTCCTGGGAACCGTCCTGGTCGCCCGCGGGTTCCTTCCCACCGCCGCGTCCACCGCAGGTGTCCCACTGGCTATCCTGTTCGGGGCGATCGCCGTCGGGTACGAGTTCGCCCACTATCGACACTTCGAGTACGAACTGACGGCGAATTCCCTCGACATCACGTCGGGCGTATTCTTCAGACGCGAACGAGAGATCCCGCTCGGTCGGATCCAGAACGTCGACATCTCGCGGGACGTGTTCGCCCGGCTCCTCGGCGTGGCCGTCGTCAGCGTCGAAACGGCTGGCGGCGGCGAGACCGAGGCACGTCTCCGCTACGTCGGGTTCGAGGAATCGCGCCGGCTCCAGGAACAGATCAGACAACGGAAACGAACCGCGATAGCCGATACCGAAGAGGAAGGCGAAGCGGAACCCGAGGAACGTGAACTGCTGTTCGCCCTCTCGGATCAGGACCTGTTGCTGTTGAGTGTCCTCTCGTTCGATCCCCGCATCCTCTCGGTGGTGTTCGTCGTGGCGCCCGCACTCGGACCCAACATTGTCCCGGATATCGACACCGCGGGGAGTTTCGCCGTGGCAATCTTTGTCGTCCTCGGTGCGGTGGCCACCGTCGTCGCACTCTGGGCGTTCTCGGCAGCGGCGACGTTCGTCCAGTTCTACGGATTCAAACTCCACCGACTCGGCGACGAACTCCAGTACGAACGCGGGTTGGTCCAGCGCTACGACGGTAGCATCCCGACGGACAAGATACAGACACTCGTCGTGGAGGAGAACGTCCTCATGCGGCAGTTCCGCTACGCTGGCCTCAGCGTCGATACCGCCGGATACGCACCCGGATCGACACCGACGGGTGGGTCGGAGGCCGCGATACCACTCGCCGCGAAATCGGCCGTCTACGATCTCGCTCGCGACATCGAACCGTTCGAGCGACCGAGTATCGAACGACCGCCGAAACGCGCGCGTCGGCGCTACTTCGCGCGATACTCGCTCGTGGTGGCCGGCCTCTCGGGCATCGCGTTTGCCATCTCCACCTACCTCGTGGCGTTCCCGTGGTACTGGCTACTCGCCCTCCTGGTCGCCGTCCCGTTCGCGGCCGACAGGAAGTGGCGCCACCGTGGCTGGGCGCTCGGTCCGGGATACGCGTTCACCCGAACGGGATTCTTCCGACGGAAGACCCACGTCGTTCCGGACTTCCGTGTACAGACCGTGATCGAACGGCAGTCGCTGTTCCAGCGACGCTGGTCGATCGCCAGCGTCGTCGTCGACACCGCCAGTTCCAGTGGCCTGATGGGCAGCGACGCCGTGGCCATCGACCTCGACGTCGAGGACGCCCACGCACTCCGCGAGTCGATTCGAGACCGACTCCAGCAGGCACTCGGTGATCGGCGAATCGGGCCGGACGGAGACTGA